Proteins from one Pelodiscus sinensis isolate JC-2024 chromosome 21, ASM4963464v1, whole genome shotgun sequence genomic window:
- the POLR2J gene encoding DNA-directed RNA polymerase II subunit RPB11-a has product MNAPPAFESFLLFEGEKKITINKDTKVPNACLFTINKEDHTLGNIIKSQLLKDPQVLFAGYKVPHPLEHKIIIRVQTTPDYSPQEAFTNAITDLISELSLLEERFRVAIKDKQEGIE; this is encoded by the exons ATGAACGCGCCGCCAGCCTTCGAGTCCTTCCTGCTCTTCGAAGGGGAGAAGAA gatCACAATTAATAAGGATACAAAAGTACCAAATGCCTGTCTGTTTACAATCAACAAGGAAGATCACACGCTTGGAAATATTATTAAATC GCAATTACTGAAAGACCCTCAGGTGCTGTTTGCAGGATACAAGGTCCCACATCCTCtggaacataaaatcatcattcgAGTGCAGACCACTCCAGATTATAGCCCCCAAGAAGCTTTCACCAATGCGATCACTGACCTGATCAGTGAACTCTCCCTTCTGGAGGAGAGGTTCAGG GTTGCTATCAAAGATAAACAAGAAGGAATTGAATAG